In one window of Photorhabdus laumondii subsp. laumondii DNA:
- a CDS encoding IucA/IucC family protein: MSSLHINSDNHTLHLNAENWLYANRHLVTKILRELCHEKLINPTYHGQQQYSLTIGDYQYHFQAETYQLDHIDIDAASVTKLRDNQSQPLDAIQLIIELHPLLEIPEKMLPIYLDEISSTLYGHAFKYQYNRLTAQDLAYADYQVVETTMSEGHPVFIANNGRIGFDADDYQRYAPESASPVTLIWIAVHKDKAIFSALSDLSYQQLIEEELGKYLPAQFERHLNMLGLCPSDYYLMPLHPWQWQHRIAISFAADIANNHIVYLGEGHDRYLAQQSIRTFFNITQPKKNYVKTALSVLNMGFMRGLDPHSMVTTPSVNEWLSNLVHNDSFFQQKGFTVLRERAALGYFNNYFESAIKKDSPHKKMLSALWRESPMTLLQDNQRLMTMASLLHVDYQGHSVVAALVKSSGLDAEEWISRYLDAYLSPLLRSFFTYDLVFMPHGENLMLVLDNNSPTNMLMKDIGEEIAILNGDLQLPEEINFLHVTIEDDMKINYIFLDIFDCFFRYLIPLLQKDLNLPEERFWLLVARCVHNYQSQHLHQIEKFRQFDLFKREFIRTCLNRLQMANNQQMIDLDDREKNLKFAGTLVNPLYALRHEYSVILHQAEQQ, translated from the coding sequence ATGAGTTCACTGCATATTAACTCCGATAATCACACTCTGCATCTCAACGCAGAGAACTGGCTCTATGCCAATCGCCATCTGGTGACAAAAATATTACGTGAGCTATGTCACGAAAAATTAATTAACCCTACCTATCATGGACAACAGCAATATTCTCTGACAATAGGTGACTACCAATACCATTTTCAAGCAGAAACTTATCAGCTCGATCATATTGATATTGATGCCGCTTCCGTAACCAAACTCAGGGATAATCAATCTCAGCCACTTGATGCTATTCAACTGATTATTGAGTTGCATCCGCTGTTGGAAATCCCGGAAAAAATGCTGCCGATTTATCTCGACGAGATATCCAGTACGCTCTACGGTCACGCTTTTAAATATCAGTACAACCGACTTACAGCCCAAGATTTAGCTTATGCCGATTATCAAGTCGTTGAAACGACAATGAGTGAAGGCCATCCAGTCTTTATTGCCAATAATGGCCGAATTGGTTTTGATGCCGATGATTATCAGCGTTATGCACCTGAAAGCGCTAGCCCCGTGACTTTAATCTGGATTGCGGTACATAAGGATAAAGCTATTTTCTCTGCACTATCCGATCTTTCATACCAACAATTAATAGAAGAAGAATTGGGGAAATATCTGCCAGCCCAATTTGAACGCCACCTTAATATGTTGGGATTATGCCCGTCAGATTATTATCTGATGCCTCTCCACCCTTGGCAGTGGCAGCACCGTATTGCGATCAGCTTTGCAGCAGATATTGCCAATAATCATATTGTTTATCTTGGAGAAGGGCATGATCGTTACCTTGCTCAGCAATCTATCCGCACTTTCTTCAACATTACTCAACCGAAGAAGAACTACGTTAAGACCGCCCTATCCGTGCTCAACATGGGCTTTATGCGTGGGCTCGATCCACACAGCATGGTCACAACCCCATCAGTCAATGAGTGGCTCAGCAACTTAGTCCATAATGACAGTTTCTTCCAACAGAAGGGTTTTACCGTATTACGGGAACGTGCTGCTCTCGGTTATTTCAATAACTACTTTGAATCAGCCATTAAGAAGGACAGCCCACATAAGAAAATGTTGTCAGCACTGTGGCGCGAAAGCCCAATGACGCTGTTGCAGGATAACCAACGCTTGATGACAATGGCTTCGTTGCTGCATGTCGATTATCAAGGTCATTCCGTCGTCGCAGCTTTGGTAAAGAGTTCTGGTTTAGATGCAGAAGAGTGGATATCACGTTATCTCGATGCTTACCTCTCGCCATTACTGCGCTCTTTCTTCACCTATGATCTGGTATTTATGCCACATGGCGAAAATCTGATGTTGGTATTGGATAATAACAGCCCAACAAACATGTTGATGAAAGATATTGGTGAAGAAATCGCTATTTTGAATGGTGATCTCCAATTGCCTGAAGAGATTAATTTCCTGCACGTCACTATCGAAGACGATATGAAAATTAACTATATCTTCCTTGATATTTTCGATTGTTTCTTCCGCTACCTGATTCCGCTGTTGCAAAAAGATCTTAATCTACCCGAAGAGCGTTTCTGGCTACTGGTTGCACGCTGTGTCCATAATTACCAATCACAACATCTGCATCAGATTGAAAAATTCCGCCAGTTCGATCTGTTTAAGCGGGAATTTATTCGTACCTGTCTGAACCGTCTGCAAATGGCAAACAATCAACAGATGATCGACCTCGACGATCGCGAAAAGAATCTCAAATTCGCCGGAACCTTAGTTAACCCGCTGTACGCTTTACGCCATGAATACTCGGTTATTCTTCATCAAGCCGAACAGCAATAA
- a CDS encoding TonB-dependent siderophore receptor has protein sequence MNNKKVMYPFLQKDSMIKKTTLAMTIQLVLMGNSYAIAESAQNKSDKTAAQNDKILVTASRPEHEGVTEDTGMYNTTSMVTATGLNLSARETPQTVSVVTKQRMLDENLDSVNRVIDSTTGMNVRQFDSDRFGFTSRGMSINNILRDGVATYYDTRFNYGDNLLDADLLDRIEVVRGAAGLMVGPGNPSAAVNLIRKRPTRDFRGEFSAGAGSWDKWRTGLDLSGPLNDSGNLRGRFVTAYQAANSFIDRNNNERYPFYGVLEADLTENTLLTIGVDYQRNHTRGGMFGGLPIYFANGSKTDYKRSDSYAPDWAFSKVRTFSTFTSLQHNFDNGWSVKGTFTYDNSALDQKVLWATSFPNRSTNIGMVPGNMTLIDGSRRQKNYDLQVNGDYRLFNRTHHVSFGLNHQQQDFQNDYFNATCMLTRPNSCPGIGDFTSPGWQYPEPEWSNTRTYGSKGRNEQTSGYAVTQISLADPLTLILGGRVTSWQTRGDNFNTPQNASYSDEFVPYGGLIYNITQDLSVYTSYTEIFNPENQRDRNNKLLAPVSGQNYEVGLKGVAFDNSLDYSLAVFEIRQDNLPLVDNNAPRLPDLSIPRYTVDGTKTRGFEAEISGQLTDNWRLYTGYTQFRATDPNGVRINANTPNRLFKLFTTYTLPGAMSNLTIGGGVNWQDKTWLTVDGPGKTSMQAEQNSFAVVNLMSRYQFTPDLSLTVNLNNVFDKTYYTQFGQYSQYYYGAPRNIEAILRYKF, from the coding sequence ATGAATAATAAGAAAGTGATGTATCCGTTTTTGCAAAAGGATTCCATGATTAAAAAAACAACTCTTGCAATGACTATACAGTTAGTATTAATGGGAAATAGCTATGCAATCGCGGAAAGTGCACAGAATAAGAGCGATAAAACCGCTGCCCAAAATGACAAGATACTCGTCACCGCTTCACGACCAGAACATGAAGGGGTGACCGAAGACACCGGCATGTACAATACCACGTCGATGGTCACCGCCACCGGTCTAAACCTCTCGGCGCGTGAAACGCCACAGACCGTCAGTGTCGTGACCAAACAACGGATGCTTGACGAAAATCTGGACAGTGTTAATCGCGTCATCGATAGCACAACGGGTATGAACGTACGCCAGTTTGATAGTGATCGTTTCGGGTTTACTTCTCGTGGCATGTCTATCAATAACATCCTGCGTGATGGGGTTGCGACCTACTACGACACTCGCTTTAACTATGGTGACAATCTTTTGGATGCTGACCTGCTTGATCGTATCGAAGTGGTACGTGGAGCAGCCGGTTTGATGGTTGGCCCAGGCAATCCTTCGGCAGCCGTTAACCTGATTCGTAAACGTCCAACCCGCGATTTCCGTGGTGAATTCTCTGCCGGAGCAGGTTCTTGGGATAAATGGCGCACTGGCCTTGATCTCTCTGGCCCATTAAATGACAGCGGCAACCTACGTGGACGTTTCGTTACAGCCTATCAAGCGGCTAACTCTTTTATTGATCGCAATAACAACGAAAGATACCCGTTCTATGGCGTTCTTGAAGCGGATTTGACAGAAAATACCTTGCTGACTATAGGCGTGGATTATCAACGTAATCACACCCGTGGCGGTATGTTTGGTGGTTTGCCGATCTACTTTGCAAACGGCAGCAAAACAGACTATAAACGCAGCGACAGCTATGCACCTGATTGGGCTTTTTCAAAAGTTCGGACCTTCTCTACCTTTACCAGCCTGCAACATAACTTTGACAACGGCTGGAGTGTAAAAGGCACCTTTACTTATGATAATAGCGCTCTGGACCAAAAAGTCCTGTGGGCAACAAGTTTTCCTAACCGTAGCACCAATATTGGTATGGTGCCAGGTAACATGACACTCATCGATGGCAGCCGTCGCCAGAAGAACTACGATCTACAAGTGAACGGTGACTACCGGTTGTTTAACCGTACACATCATGTCAGCTTCGGCTTAAACCATCAGCAACAGGATTTCCAAAACGATTACTTCAACGCAACCTGTATGCTTACACGTCCAAATAGCTGTCCAGGAATAGGTGACTTCACCTCTCCTGGCTGGCAATATCCTGAACCAGAGTGGAGTAATACGCGAACTTATGGCTCGAAAGGCCGTAATGAACAGACCTCAGGTTATGCAGTCACTCAGATTTCTCTGGCAGATCCATTGACCTTGATCCTTGGTGGTCGAGTAACCAGTTGGCAAACACGTGGTGATAATTTCAATACTCCACAAAATGCCAGCTACAGTGACGAATTTGTTCCTTACGGTGGACTTATCTACAACATTACTCAAGACTTGTCGGTTTACACCAGTTATACCGAAATATTCAACCCGGAAAACCAACGTGACCGCAATAACAAATTACTTGCCCCAGTGTCTGGACAAAACTATGAAGTGGGCCTAAAAGGTGTTGCCTTCGATAACAGTCTCGATTATTCACTGGCAGTCTTTGAAATCCGTCAAGATAACCTGCCATTAGTGGATAACAATGCCCCGAGACTACCAGATCTCTCCATTCCTCGTTATACAGTGGATGGCACCAAAACTCGCGGGTTCGAAGCAGAAATCAGTGGTCAACTGACAGATAACTGGCGTCTTTATACTGGTTACACGCAATTCCGGGCAACAGATCCTAATGGTGTGCGAATCAATGCCAATACGCCAAACAGGCTGTTTAAGCTGTTTACCACCTACACCTTGCCAGGTGCGATGAGCAATCTGACCATTGGTGGTGGTGTTAACTGGCAGGATAAAACCTGGTTGACCGTTGATGGGCCTGGAAAAACATCAATGCAAGCGGAACAAAACAGCTTTGCTGTGGTGAACCTGATGAGCCGTTATCAATTCACACCGGATCTCTCTTTGACGGTTAACCTGAATAACGTCTTTGATAAGACCTACTACACCCAGTTCGGCCAATATTCTCAGTATTACTATGGCGCACCTCGCAACATTGAAGCGATCTTGCGTTATAAGTTCTGA
- a CDS encoding iron-siderophore ABC transporter substrate-binding protein, with translation MKLKRCKGFAVPLMLLVSLLAGCDKPASTNNAPSDKPGYPKEITTALGTAVIPHQPQRVVALGAGAEDIVLDLGIVPVGIESHRWGGDEQGYLPWFKQAIQQRGETLPTVIEMYPELDIEKVISLKPDLIVATQSGLTQEIYDHLSYFAPVIAYPSAPWLTTPQQQIELIARALDKQPQGEQLATELNVILRESGNTIPHISGYTFAYIKAGISSNMLSVYVRGDPRVDTLIHLGLTLLPSVSTLADPFGSFAANIGLENADYLNGADILVTWFNNEQERKAVEAQPLFQSIRAVHLGGYIPLTDQSLVVAMSYGTPLSLRWGLSQFMPVLAEAIKSS, from the coding sequence ATGAAATTGAAGCGTTGCAAAGGGTTTGCCGTACCGTTGATGCTGTTGGTCAGCCTGTTGGCTGGCTGTGATAAGCCAGCCAGCACAAACAATGCACCGTCAGATAAGCCCGGCTATCCTAAAGAAATAACTACCGCCTTGGGTACCGCGGTGATTCCACATCAACCCCAACGTGTTGTTGCCTTGGGTGCAGGAGCGGAAGATATCGTACTGGATCTTGGCATCGTCCCTGTCGGTATCGAATCCCACCGTTGGGGCGGGGATGAACAGGGCTATCTACCGTGGTTTAAACAAGCGATACAACAGCGTGGCGAGACTTTGCCAACTGTGATAGAGATGTACCCTGAATTAGACATTGAGAAGGTTATTAGTCTTAAGCCTGATCTGATTGTGGCAACCCAATCAGGCCTCACCCAAGAAATTTATGACCATTTATCATATTTCGCCCCAGTGATCGCTTATCCATCTGCCCCTTGGCTCACGACACCACAACAGCAGATTGAATTAATTGCTCGTGCGCTAGATAAACAGCCGCAAGGAGAGCAACTCGCTACTGAACTGAATGTCATATTGCGCGAATCAGGTAATACCATCCCGCATATCAGTGGCTACACTTTCGCCTATATCAAAGCGGGTATCAGCAGTAACATGCTATCGGTATACGTTAGAGGTGATCCTCGTGTCGATACTTTAATACACCTCGGTTTGACGCTACTGCCATCAGTCAGCACATTAGCCGATCCCTTCGGCAGTTTCGCCGCTAATATAGGACTGGAAAATGCCGATTATCTTAATGGCGCGGATATCTTAGTAACTTGGTTCAATAATGAACAAGAACGTAAGGCAGTGGAAGCACAACCACTGTTTCAATCTATCCGTGCCGTACACCTGGGAGGTTATATCCCACTAACTGACCAATCATTGGTCGTTGCCATGTCTTACGGTACACCGCTCAGCTTACGCTGGGGTTTATCACAATTTATGCCCGTGCTGGCAGAGGCAATTAAATCATCATGA
- a CDS encoding FecCD family ABC transporter permease, with the protein MTNPKRRFVLLLGLGLMILLTFICIIASLSLGAKMLPLSTIWHHYWLGDSGSYSDLVINARKPRTLIGIMAGAALALSGAVTQGLLRNPLAEPGLLGVNAGAAAVVVSFSFIPILNELPRFWTAFIGASLATLLFYLLSGGQRNSNPARMVLTGAAINACLFAFVQGIVLMNAHVLDSYRFWTIGSLSAMSLAEASSLIPYLLFALILTLSLSSSLNVMVFGEDIATSLGANVARTRVLSLITATMLAAVATAMAGPIAFIGLAAPHLMRALVGSDFRWLLPYCLFAGPCLLLTSDILARLVIAPGEIMVGIITAGIGGPLLYLVIKTYRGVNYVAD; encoded by the coding sequence ATGACAAATCCTAAACGGCGGTTTGTACTGCTACTTGGCTTAGGTCTCATGATACTGCTGACCTTCATTTGTATTATTGCCAGCCTGAGTCTGGGCGCAAAAATGTTACCATTATCAACTATATGGCATCACTATTGGTTAGGTGACAGTGGTAGCTATAGCGATCTGGTCATCAATGCCCGCAAACCACGTACGTTAATTGGCATCATGGCCGGCGCAGCACTCGCGCTTTCCGGTGCTGTAACTCAAGGATTGCTACGTAATCCATTAGCCGAACCGGGTTTACTGGGCGTTAACGCCGGCGCTGCTGCGGTGGTCGTCAGTTTCTCTTTCATACCCATACTGAATGAACTTCCACGTTTCTGGACAGCATTTATTGGCGCAAGTCTAGCTACATTGCTGTTCTACCTGCTCAGTGGAGGACAACGTAATAGCAATCCAGCACGCATGGTATTGACCGGCGCTGCCATTAACGCCTGCCTATTTGCTTTTGTGCAAGGCATTGTATTAATGAATGCCCATGTATTGGATAGCTACCGCTTCTGGACCATTGGATCGCTTAGCGCAATGTCTCTGGCAGAAGCGAGTTCGCTGATACCCTATCTGTTATTTGCCTTAATATTGACCCTTTCACTCAGCTCCTCCCTGAATGTGATGGTGTTTGGTGAAGACATTGCCACCTCACTTGGTGCCAATGTTGCCCGCACCCGCGTGTTGTCGCTTATTACTGCGACCATGCTGGCGGCAGTGGCTACCGCTATGGCAGGCCCTATTGCCTTTATTGGCTTAGCGGCCCCCCACTTGATGCGGGCTTTAGTTGGCAGCGATTTCCGCTGGCTACTACCCTATTGCCTGTTCGCCGGGCCTTGCCTGTTGCTCACTTCCGATATACTGGCACGGTTGGTGATAGCCCCCGGGGAGATCATGGTGGGGATTATCACCGCAGGAATCGGTGGACCGTTGCTCTATCTGGTTATTAAAACCTATCGTGGAGTTAATTATGTCGCAGATTAA
- a CDS encoding FecCD family ABC transporter permease produces the protein MSQINLSRPAKIRTFMLGTAVFLVPPQRTQRAILLILLLLSVLFYLSLALGKQGIDNPWLATSTPYQEFILIQLRLPRALVAIGAGATLALSGSLFQLTTRNALGSPDIIGVNAGAAAGIVATLIIWPGVLPIPLGALLGASFAVLLVYTGNISRSGQMQTTRIVISGIAIAALCMAFVNFAISNVRLEQAQQLASLLHGSLASRGWQDVGLIYGTSLFIPFLLWLGRQLNYVNLGYEVANTLGVPVRIIQLMSLSLAVILASMAVLVVGPVAFIALSAPQIARRLVRAKGTALFCSALVGALLLLASDLITLLLPTSARLPIGVITAGVGGVYLMYLLYAELRRTKSCHPM, from the coding sequence ATGTCGCAGATTAACCTATCCAGACCGGCAAAAATTCGAACCTTCATGTTGGGAACTGCTGTCTTTCTTGTACCTCCACAACGGACCCAAAGAGCCATCTTATTGATATTGTTACTGCTCTCAGTGCTGTTTTATCTCTCTCTCGCACTGGGTAAGCAAGGTATCGATAATCCCTGGCTAGCAACCTCAACTCCTTATCAAGAATTTATTCTCATACAGCTACGTTTACCCCGCGCATTAGTGGCTATCGGAGCGGGCGCAACACTGGCACTCTCAGGTTCACTTTTTCAACTGACAACCCGTAACGCACTCGGTAGCCCCGATATTATCGGCGTTAATGCCGGCGCTGCTGCTGGCATAGTCGCCACACTGATCATCTGGCCTGGCGTACTGCCGATCCCTTTAGGTGCGCTGCTAGGAGCCAGCTTTGCCGTGCTGTTGGTATACACCGGAAACATTAGTCGCTCTGGGCAGATGCAGACAACCAGAATTGTCATCTCCGGGATTGCTATCGCCGCCCTCTGTATGGCATTTGTTAATTTCGCTATCTCGAATGTGCGTCTTGAGCAAGCACAGCAACTCGCTTCGCTGCTGCACGGTAGCCTCGCCAGCCGAGGTTGGCAAGATGTTGGGTTAATTTATGGAACGTCACTGTTCATCCCCTTTCTACTCTGGTTAGGACGGCAATTAAACTACGTCAATCTGGGCTATGAAGTTGCTAATACGCTCGGTGTACCAGTACGTATCATTCAGCTTATGAGTTTGTCACTGGCGGTCATACTGGCCTCAATGGCGGTACTGGTTGTCGGGCCAGTGGCTTTTATCGCACTTTCTGCTCCACAAATCGCCCGCCGCTTGGTACGGGCCAAAGGCACTGCGCTGTTCTGCTCAGCACTGGTGGGAGCATTACTACTGCTCGCTTCCGATTTAATTACTTTGCTACTTCCTACTTCGGCACGTCTGCCAATAGGCGTTATCACCGCAGGGGTAGGCGGTGTCTATTTGATGTATTTG